The Mycolicibacterium fluoranthenivorans genome has a window encoding:
- a CDS encoding lipid-transfer protein, with translation MTDGIGGKAAIAGIGQTEFSKESGRTEMQLACEAVKAAIADAGLKPADVDGMVTFTVDENEEIEVARNVGIQNLTFFTRVPHGGGAAAGTVLQAAMAIATGVAEVVVCYRAFNERSGFRFGGAGRQPGVTPLWMAPYAPFGFMTPAAWVSLHAQRYMTEYGVTNADFGKISVIDRKHAAKNPDAWFFEKPITIEDHQKSRWIIEPVVRLLDCCQESDGGVAMVVTSVERARDLAKKPAVITAAAQGAAYDGEVMTSYYRDDITGLPEMGVVGNKLWRDSGLKPTDISTAFLYDHFTPFVFTQLEELGFCGRGEAKDFVSVEELSLGGRMPINTNGGLLGEAYIHGMNGITEGVRQVRGTSYNQVPDVEHVLVTSGTGVPTSGLILAPDQ, from the coding sequence GTGACCGACGGAATCGGCGGCAAGGCCGCGATCGCCGGGATCGGTCAGACGGAGTTCTCCAAGGAATCCGGGCGCACCGAGATGCAGCTCGCCTGCGAGGCGGTGAAGGCCGCCATCGCCGACGCCGGCTTGAAACCGGCCGACGTCGACGGAATGGTGACGTTCACCGTCGATGAGAACGAGGAGATCGAAGTCGCCCGCAACGTGGGCATCCAGAATCTCACCTTCTTCACCCGGGTCCCGCACGGCGGCGGCGCCGCGGCGGGCACTGTGCTGCAGGCGGCGATGGCCATCGCGACAGGTGTCGCCGAGGTGGTGGTGTGTTACCGCGCGTTCAACGAACGCTCGGGATTCCGGTTCGGCGGCGCCGGCCGGCAGCCGGGCGTGACACCGCTGTGGATGGCGCCCTACGCCCCTTTCGGTTTCATGACCCCGGCGGCGTGGGTGTCGCTGCACGCCCAGCGTTACATGACCGAATATGGGGTCACCAACGCCGATTTCGGTAAGATCTCGGTGATCGATCGCAAGCATGCCGCCAAGAATCCGGACGCCTGGTTCTTCGAAAAGCCGATCACCATCGAGGATCACCAGAAGTCACGATGGATCATCGAACCGGTGGTGCGTCTGCTCGACTGCTGCCAGGAGAGCGACGGCGGCGTGGCGATGGTGGTGACCTCGGTCGAGCGAGCCCGCGACCTGGCCAAGAAGCCGGCGGTGATCACGGCCGCCGCTCAAGGTGCCGCGTACGACGGCGAGGTCATGACCAGCTACTACCGCGACGACATCACCGGGCTACCGGAAATGGGCGTGGTCGGCAACAAGCTCTGGCGTGACTCCGGCCTCAAGCCAACCGATATCTCCACGGCGTTCCTCTACGACCACTTCACCCCCTTTGTGTTCACCCAGCTCGAAGAGCTCGGATTCTGCGGTCGCGGCGAAGCCAAGGACTTCGTGTCAGTCGAGGAGTTGTCCCTCGGCGGCCGGATGCCCATCAACACCAATGGTGGCCTGCTGGGCGAGGCGTACATCCACGGGATGAACGGCATTACCGAAGGCGTGCGGCAGGTCCGCGGCACGTCCTACAACCAGGTGCCGGACGTTGAACATGTGCTCGTCACCTCCGGCACCGGGGTGCCCACCAGCGGGTTGATCCTGGCACCCGACCAATGA
- a CDS encoding ferredoxin, with translation MRVEVDFGLCESNAVCVGIAPEVFDLGDDDILAVAHNELSAELRPQVEDAARQCPRQAIAVSW, from the coding sequence ATGCGCGTTGAAGTCGACTTCGGATTGTGTGAGAGCAACGCGGTATGCGTCGGGATCGCACCGGAGGTGTTCGATCTGGGTGACGACGATATCCTGGCGGTAGCCCACAACGAACTGTCGGCCGAGCTGCGGCCCCAGGTGGAGGATGCAGCCAGGCAATGCCCGCGCCAAGCGATCGCTGTGTCGTGGTAG
- a CDS encoding SDR family NAD(P)-dependent oxidoreductase, with translation MDLGYAGATAVVTGASKGMGLAIAESLGAEGASVALMARGRDALESAARRVRDAGAPEVLPISVDMADADSIAAGYATVRDTWGGLNVLVHTVGPNAGRFEDLDDDDWHAAFDLGTMAAVRSVRAALPMLRSASWARIVTLSAHSIQRQSAGLVAYTASKAALASFTKNLSKTLGPENILVNCVCPGTIVTASFTEILKDVLAAEGLDSADPADVMTWVERTYGHPCDLGRAGLPDEIASATVYLASKRNSYVTGATVNVDGGSDFI, from the coding sequence ATGGATCTGGGTTATGCAGGGGCAACCGCCGTCGTGACGGGCGCAAGCAAAGGCATGGGTTTGGCGATCGCCGAGAGTCTGGGTGCCGAAGGCGCCTCGGTGGCGCTCATGGCACGCGGTCGGGACGCGCTGGAATCAGCGGCCCGACGCGTGCGCGACGCAGGCGCACCCGAGGTGCTGCCGATCAGCGTGGATATGGCCGACGCGGACTCGATCGCCGCCGGCTACGCGACGGTCCGTGACACCTGGGGCGGCCTGAACGTCCTGGTGCACACGGTCGGCCCGAACGCCGGCCGGTTCGAGGATCTGGACGACGACGACTGGCACGCGGCGTTCGATCTCGGAACGATGGCCGCGGTCCGATCAGTACGGGCGGCACTGCCCATGCTCCGGTCCGCCAGTTGGGCGCGCATCGTCACACTCTCGGCGCACTCGATCCAGCGGCAGAGTGCCGGACTGGTCGCCTACACGGCGAGCAAGGCAGCGCTGGCGAGCTTCACCAAGAACCTGTCCAAGACGCTGGGCCCCGAGAACATCCTGGTCAACTGCGTGTGCCCGGGCACCATCGTGACGGCGAGCTTCACCGAGATACTCAAGGATGTGCTGGCCGCCGAGGGACTGGACTCGGCGGATCCCGCCGATGTCATGACCTGGGTCGAGCGTACGTACGGCCATCCATGCGATCTGGGCAGGGCGGGTCTTCCTGATGAGATCGCCTCGGCCACAGTGTATCTGGCATCGAAGCGCAACAGCTACGTCACCGGTGCCACCGTCAACGTGGACGGCGGCTCCGACTTCATCTGA
- a CDS encoding CaiB/BaiF CoA transferase family protein, which translates to MEDVISADKVLAGVRVLEVAAWTFVPAAGAVLAEWGAEVIKVEPRDGGDPQRGLVTMGIVDEGAAAVNYMIEIPNRGKKSIGVDLSTPGGREVVRELAKTADVFLTSYLPNRRKKFGIDVDDIRAVNPGIVYVRGSGHGPKGPDADKPGYDGVSYWARGGIATVLTEENDELVRSRPAFGDLLGGLTIAGGIAAALYKKATTGVGSVVDVSLLGLAAWNLSPDVAVSQIHGGGAIPKYGHADAPNPLVGTYRTKDGRYVQLMMLQLDKFYPEAMHAIGLPELVDDPRFADPAARYQNRGELIRLMDDAFARRTLAEWRAALEGISGAWGIVQTPSELCEDPAITANGYVAHTTTVNGTPFILPTNPVQFDEQQVVPPGAPEHGQHTEEILMDAGLDWDTIMAYKESGAIL; encoded by the coding sequence ATGGAGGACGTCATTTCCGCCGACAAAGTGCTTGCAGGCGTACGTGTGCTGGAGGTGGCGGCATGGACATTCGTCCCGGCTGCCGGAGCTGTGCTCGCAGAGTGGGGTGCAGAGGTCATCAAGGTAGAGCCGCGCGACGGGGGTGATCCGCAGCGGGGCCTGGTGACCATGGGCATCGTCGACGAGGGCGCGGCAGCTGTGAACTACATGATCGAGATACCCAACCGGGGCAAGAAGTCGATCGGGGTTGATCTGAGTACCCCGGGCGGGCGGGAGGTCGTCCGCGAGTTGGCCAAGACCGCTGATGTCTTCCTGACCAGTTATCTGCCCAACCGGCGCAAGAAGTTCGGCATCGATGTCGACGACATACGGGCGGTGAACCCCGGAATCGTCTATGTGCGGGGTTCGGGACACGGCCCAAAAGGCCCCGACGCGGACAAGCCGGGCTATGACGGCGTCTCCTACTGGGCCCGCGGCGGTATCGCCACCGTGCTGACCGAGGAGAACGACGAGCTGGTGCGGTCCCGGCCTGCCTTCGGTGATCTGCTCGGCGGGTTGACCATCGCGGGCGGGATCGCGGCGGCCCTGTACAAGAAGGCCACCACCGGGGTCGGCTCGGTCGTGGACGTGTCGCTGCTGGGGCTGGCGGCATGGAACTTGAGCCCCGATGTCGCGGTGAGTCAGATCCACGGTGGTGGGGCGATTCCCAAATACGGTCACGCCGATGCGCCCAACCCGTTGGTGGGCACCTACCGCACGAAGGATGGTCGGTACGTCCAGTTGATGATGCTGCAACTGGACAAGTTCTACCCCGAAGCGATGCATGCGATCGGTCTGCCCGAGTTGGTCGACGACCCGCGATTCGCAGATCCGGCGGCGCGGTATCAGAACCGAGGCGAGCTGATCCGGTTGATGGACGACGCATTCGCCCGGCGCACCCTGGCCGAGTGGCGTGCGGCCCTGGAGGGGATCTCCGGCGCCTGGGGGATTGTGCAGACACCCAGCGAGCTGTGCGAAGACCCGGCGATCACCGCCAACGGCTATGTCGCGCACACCACCACGGTGAACGGAACGCCCTTCATTCTGCCGACGAATCCGGTGCAGTTCGACGAGCAGCAGGTGGTTCCGCCGGGCGCCCCTGAACACGGTCAGCACACCGAAGAGATACTCATGGACGCCGGCCTGGACTGGGACACCATCATGGCCTACAAGGAATCTGGAGCGATCCTGTGA
- a CDS encoding SDR family oxidoreductase: MTDRHSNIAGNRMLIVGASSGIGQAIAVAAHARGASVALAARRSELLDKLAHQLDGTAHELDVSDPRAIESVVDEVAARFGKLDSVVFTSAVVPFALIEDTDVTTWLHAFAVNTIGASHLLRASLRHLADNAVALFASSHDVGRPRAGVAAYHASKAALDETLRSWRAEHPELPVIRVGVGPTADTEILRGADRDLLADLYRAWVQEGQIPARMSELDDVANTLLSLIAVARANPSVVTEIVHLAPRFVKN, encoded by the coding sequence ATGACCGACAGACATTCCAACATCGCCGGCAATCGGATGCTCATCGTCGGAGCATCATCCGGGATCGGCCAGGCGATCGCGGTGGCCGCGCACGCCCGAGGCGCCTCGGTGGCGCTGGCGGCGCGGCGCAGCGAACTGCTCGACAAACTGGCCCACCAACTTGACGGAACAGCCCACGAACTCGACGTATCCGACCCCCGTGCCATCGAATCGGTGGTCGACGAGGTGGCCGCCCGCTTCGGCAAGCTGGATTCGGTGGTGTTCACCAGTGCGGTGGTTCCGTTCGCCCTCATCGAGGACACCGACGTCACCACCTGGCTGCACGCCTTCGCCGTCAACACGATCGGCGCCTCACACCTGCTGCGCGCGTCGCTTCGCCACCTGGCCGACAACGCCGTCGCCCTCTTCGCCTCCAGCCACGACGTCGGACGTCCGAGGGCAGGCGTGGCTGCCTACCATGCGAGCAAGGCCGCACTGGACGAGACCTTGCGGTCGTGGCGGGCCGAACACCCGGAGCTACCCGTGATCCGGGTCGGCGTCGGCCCCACCGCGGACACCGAGATCCTCCGCGGCGCCGACCGCGACCTGCTTGCGGATCTGTACCGGGCCTGGGTACAGGAGGGCCAGATCCCGGCCCGGATGTCGGAGCTGGACGATGTGGCGAACACCCTGCTGTCGTTGATCGCGGTGGCTCGCGCGAATCCGTCAGTGGTGACCGAAATCGTCCATCTGGCACCGCGATTCGTCAAAAACTGA
- a CDS encoding (2Fe-2S)-binding protein, with protein MYVCLCLGVTNETVSRAVSNGAETTGQVAATCGAGSDCGRCRRTIRSMIESTQPAGTGSVRKTVRKSIGKSKV; from the coding sequence ATGTATGTCTGCCTGTGCCTCGGTGTCACCAACGAGACGGTCTCCCGCGCGGTGTCCAACGGCGCAGAGACCACCGGTCAGGTCGCGGCCACGTGCGGCGCCGGGTCCGACTGCGGCCGTTGCCGGCGCACCATCAGATCGATGATCGAGTCCACGCAACCAGCTGGCACCGGTTCCGTTCGAAAGACCGTCCGCAAGAGCATCGGGAAGAGCAAGGTATGA
- a CDS encoding SDR family oxidoreductase, giving the protein MEDVLGYQGKSVVVTGAASGMGQATAQILTELGASVTALDIKPATIPVARALQIDLRDKANIEEVAATIDGPIDGLFSCAGLPGPPFSEWDTILVNFVGARHLAEALVPKMSEGSAISVISSSAAIGWQGHIKVITELLETEGFDAAVAWLTANEKKWSWSGYAYSKYIIDAWVGWWYPELGRRGIRINCINPGPTETAMMPAFQDLMGKDTVDQAIGPVGRYSTAEEQAWPLVCLGSPRLSYVGGEVLWTDGGWNGAMTMGRHQAQWADTAADEMSKTH; this is encoded by the coding sequence ATGGAAGATGTGCTCGGATACCAGGGCAAGTCGGTTGTCGTGACGGGGGCGGCCTCCGGAATGGGGCAGGCCACCGCGCAGATCCTGACGGAACTCGGCGCATCGGTCACGGCACTGGACATCAAGCCGGCGACCATCCCGGTCGCCCGAGCATTGCAGATCGACCTGCGCGACAAAGCAAATATCGAAGAGGTGGCCGCGACCATCGACGGCCCGATCGACGGCCTGTTCAGCTGCGCGGGACTGCCCGGGCCGCCGTTCAGCGAGTGGGACACCATCCTGGTGAACTTCGTCGGTGCACGCCACCTCGCGGAAGCTTTGGTGCCCAAGATGTCTGAAGGGTCGGCGATCAGCGTGATCTCGTCCTCGGCAGCCATCGGCTGGCAGGGACATATCAAGGTGATTACCGAACTGTTGGAGACCGAGGGTTTCGATGCCGCCGTGGCGTGGCTGACGGCCAATGAGAAGAAGTGGTCGTGGAGCGGTTACGCCTACTCCAAGTACATCATCGACGCGTGGGTGGGCTGGTGGTACCCCGAACTCGGCCGACGAGGCATCCGGATCAACTGCATCAATCCCGGGCCGACCGAGACGGCGATGATGCCCGCCTTCCAGGATCTGATGGGCAAGGACACCGTGGACCAGGCGATCGGTCCGGTGGGCCGGTATTCCACGGCCGAGGAGCAGGCGTGGCCGCTGGTCTGCCTGGGCAGTCCCCGGTTGAGCTATGTCGGTGGTGAGGTGCTGTGGACCGACGGTGGCTGGAACGGCGCGATGACGATGGGTCGCCACCAGGCGCAGTGGGCAGACACCGCGGCCGACGAGATGTCCAAGACCCACTGA
- a CDS encoding cytochrome P450 produces MNTTTTSSVSGGPVEFDPFSSDFFNGAFETYRRMRDEAPLYYSSKWDFWALTRYEDVAPATKDHETFSSAKGATLDMVKAHDDAIPLPKVIISMDPPEHQKMRKLVSNVFTPRAIGALEDMVREKVHERLRALDPTSFDVVADFSALFPNEVITTMLGVPKADRDQIRQWLDLLLERHPGEIDTTPEGFDASMKTGIYYYKLIQERRARPQDDMISRLIETEIERDGQVEKLTDVDIAGFATLLGGAGAETVTKLVGNAMVAFADFPDQWQKLRADRSKIPAAIEELLRYEAPSQYQIRTATRDVTVHGGTIPAGSAVLLVTGSATRDERMFPDPDRLDIDRDRKMGFNLAFGYGVHSCLGAALARMESRIAMEALLDLIPDYEVDRSGLRRVAMTNVFGWSNVPVRRLG; encoded by the coding sequence GTGAACACCACCACTACGTCGTCTGTTTCCGGCGGTCCCGTCGAATTCGACCCGTTCTCGTCCGATTTCTTCAACGGTGCCTTCGAGACGTACCGCAGGATGCGTGACGAAGCGCCGCTCTACTACAGCAGCAAATGGGATTTCTGGGCCCTGACCCGCTACGAGGACGTGGCGCCGGCGACCAAGGATCACGAGACGTTCTCGTCGGCGAAGGGCGCCACGCTCGACATGGTCAAGGCTCACGACGACGCGATCCCGCTACCCAAGGTGATCATCTCGATGGATCCCCCCGAACACCAGAAGATGCGCAAGCTGGTCAGCAATGTGTTCACCCCGCGCGCGATCGGCGCTCTGGAAGACATGGTGCGCGAGAAGGTCCACGAACGTCTGCGCGCCCTGGATCCGACATCCTTCGACGTCGTTGCAGATTTCTCGGCGCTGTTCCCCAACGAGGTCATCACCACGATGCTCGGGGTTCCGAAAGCCGACCGTGACCAGATCCGGCAGTGGCTCGACCTGCTGCTGGAACGCCACCCCGGTGAGATCGACACCACGCCAGAGGGTTTCGATGCCTCGATGAAGACCGGCATCTACTACTACAAACTCATCCAGGAACGGCGCGCGCGGCCGCAAGACGACATGATCAGCCGGCTCATCGAGACCGAGATCGAACGTGACGGCCAGGTCGAGAAGTTGACCGACGTCGATATCGCCGGATTCGCCACGCTGCTCGGCGGCGCCGGCGCGGAGACGGTCACCAAGCTGGTGGGCAATGCGATGGTCGCGTTCGCAGATTTCCCCGACCAGTGGCAGAAGCTGCGCGCCGATCGCAGCAAGATTCCCGCCGCCATAGAGGAGTTGCTCCGATACGAGGCGCCGTCGCAGTATCAGATCCGTACGGCCACGCGGGATGTGACGGTGCACGGCGGGACGATCCCGGCGGGCAGCGCGGTACTACTGGTGACGGGGTCGGCCACCCGAGATGAGCGGATGTTCCCGGATCCCGATCGGCTCGACATCGACCGTGACCGCAAGATGGGCTTCAACCTGGCTTTCGGGTACGGCGTGCACAGTTGCCTGGGTGCCGCGCTGGCGCGGATGGAGAGCCGGATCGCCATGGAAGCGCTGCTGGACCTCATTCCCGACTACGAGGTCGACCGATCCGGACTGCGTCGGGTGGCGATGACGAATGTCTTCGGCTGGTCCAACGTGCCCGTCCGCCGGCTCGGCTGA
- a CDS encoding TetR/AcrR family transcriptional regulator: MTQVTTADTRQMIIMAAFACFRDHGLRKTTIVDIARAADVSRSTFYEYFRDKETVVEACAEVASQRFYRNMAKAIDRDGGSTLEDRLVRAAVFVTQARQVVEPEVYFDQEEVNLMLTKNAATLLRECAEFIAPYISAARVTGEVRSDLDITSATEWFSRMLFSLFTTPSPYFDQRNNDAVADFVRSHVVRGFVDDRIRRR, encoded by the coding sequence ATGACGCAGGTTACGACGGCTGACACCCGCCAGATGATCATCATGGCCGCCTTCGCCTGCTTCCGCGACCACGGTCTGCGTAAGACCACGATCGTGGATATCGCGCGTGCCGCCGACGTCTCCCGCAGCACGTTCTACGAGTACTTCCGTGACAAGGAGACCGTCGTCGAGGCGTGCGCCGAGGTGGCGTCGCAACGCTTCTATCGCAACATGGCCAAGGCCATCGACCGCGACGGCGGCAGCACGCTGGAAGACAGACTCGTCCGCGCGGCGGTCTTCGTGACACAGGCCCGCCAGGTCGTAGAACCCGAGGTGTACTTCGATCAGGAAGAAGTGAACCTCATGCTCACCAAGAATGCGGCGACGCTGCTACGCGAGTGTGCCGAGTTCATAGCGCCCTACATATCGGCGGCACGCGTCACCGGCGAGGTGCGCAGCGATCTCGATATCACCTCGGCGACAGAGTGGTTCTCACGGATGTTGTTCTCGCTCTTCACTACTCCGTCGCCGTACTTCGACCAGCGCAACAACGATGCAGTGGCCGACTTCGTCCGTTCACATGTGGTTCGGGGCTTCGTCGACGACCGTATCCGCCGACGCTGA
- a CDS encoding SDR family NAD(P)-dependent oxidoreductase — MTEISLHGRVALVTGGGRGLGEAYCHELARRGAAIVVHDSGTATDGHGHDPEPARNVAASIVAAGGRATACTSDASTEAGGSEAVAVAVRDFGRLDVVVANAGIIHDDQLTDWPTDRFEAVLRHHLLAAFHVIRPAFAVMKAMKYGRLILVSSAAGVFGQPGLTGYAAAKTGMVGLMNVAAIEGAPFGITANGIMPMAGTRMADAIMGEAAQTADGRAFLDTLRVDQVAPVVAYLASEACHETHTVFSAFGGRVAALQVGVTRGWTSPTGTLTAEDVAAHLPEITDPAGLLVPASITDEMAFDV, encoded by the coding sequence ATGACCGAAATCTCGTTGCACGGCCGCGTGGCACTGGTCACGGGTGGCGGCCGCGGGCTGGGGGAGGCCTACTGCCACGAGCTGGCACGTCGAGGTGCCGCAATCGTGGTGCACGACAGCGGCACCGCCACTGACGGCCACGGTCACGATCCTGAACCGGCGCGGAACGTCGCGGCATCCATCGTCGCGGCGGGCGGGCGTGCGACCGCGTGCACGTCGGACGCCAGTACCGAGGCCGGCGGTAGTGAGGCGGTCGCCGTGGCCGTCCGTGATTTCGGGCGGCTGGATGTTGTGGTCGCCAACGCCGGGATCATCCACGACGATCAGCTCACCGACTGGCCCACCGATCGATTCGAGGCGGTGCTGCGCCATCACCTTCTCGCAGCGTTCCACGTGATCCGGCCGGCATTTGCGGTAATGAAGGCGATGAAGTACGGCCGCCTGATCCTGGTGTCCTCTGCCGCCGGCGTTTTCGGTCAACCTGGTCTGACGGGCTACGCCGCCGCCAAGACCGGCATGGTCGGGCTGATGAACGTCGCTGCGATCGAAGGCGCACCGTTCGGTATCACCGCGAACGGGATCATGCCGATGGCCGGCACCAGAATGGCCGACGCGATCATGGGTGAAGCCGCGCAGACAGCCGACGGTCGCGCCTTCCTGGACACGTTGCGCGTCGATCAGGTGGCGCCCGTGGTCGCCTACCTCGCCAGCGAGGCGTGCCACGAGACGCATACCGTGTTCAGCGCCTTCGGGGGGCGGGTGGCTGCGCTGCAGGTCGGTGTAACGCGTGGCTGGACCAGCCCGACGGGTACTCTGACCGCCGAGGACGTCGCCGCGCATTTGCCCGAAATCACAGACCCGGCCGGCCTCCTTGTTCCAGCGTCCATCACTGATGAGATGGCGTTCGACGTGTGA
- a CDS encoding fatty-acid--CoA ligase, producing the protein MRHSPTRTYIFAVEFRIVDPQQVWPVLEQHQESLVDLGARYAFVYESIVEPGRVLVIIGIRTEQPLLNLLRSRHFFAWFDAVGVNDIPAVFAGETVERFDIGDPPAPGTELVVAAITPVTDVEDFMHRVRDSLSEFADAGIRRTLVYRAFDNPREVMFLQQLASPAHALRWAERSDIATTWLADAGVGVYPPVFIGRYVNAMRLAEPSRTGRY; encoded by the coding sequence TTGCGGCATTCACCGACGCGTACCTACATCTTCGCTGTCGAATTCCGCATCGTCGATCCGCAACAGGTCTGGCCCGTGCTGGAACAGCACCAGGAAAGCCTCGTCGATCTGGGTGCACGTTATGCCTTCGTCTACGAGTCGATCGTCGAGCCGGGCCGGGTTCTGGTGATCATCGGGATCCGCACAGAACAGCCACTGCTGAATCTGCTGCGCTCGCGGCATTTCTTCGCCTGGTTCGATGCAGTGGGCGTGAACGACATTCCCGCAGTGTTCGCCGGCGAGACTGTGGAACGTTTCGACATCGGCGATCCACCCGCACCCGGCACCGAACTCGTCGTCGCCGCAATCACCCCGGTGACCGATGTCGAGGACTTCATGCATCGAGTGCGTGACTCACTGAGCGAATTCGCCGACGCGGGCATCCGGCGCACCCTGGTCTACCGGGCCTTCGACAACCCTCGCGAGGTGATGTTCCTGCAGCAGCTGGCCAGCCCCGCCCACGCGCTCAGGTGGGCCGAGCGGTCCGACATCGCCACGACGTGGCTCGCCGACGCCGGAGTGGGCGTGTACCCACCGGTATTCATCGGACGATACGTCAACGCCATGCGGCTGGCCGAGCCGAGCCGGACGGGCCGGTACTGA
- a CDS encoding class I adenylate-forming enzyme family protein: MPFPSIKPTVPALVRSAAARFGDKPFLIADGCTLSYLDLDLRSTQLALSLLAHGIGKGDHVGILMPNSTDWALAWFATTRIGAVAVPLNTFYKAQELGWTTRHADLKAILAWSAFRNHDFLDRLEEALPGLAEQRRPGQLLLRSAPFLRSIVIWGPSDRDWSTRLSDEDTAPALDTNFLTAVEAGVTPADDVTVIYTSGSTGDPKAPVHSHGALVRHTYNLTFLYKVTTDDVMFTAMPFFWVGGLITGLHAVIHHGATLVTQPAFDAAEALTLMEKYRATIALGWPQQGKTLAEHPDFATRDLSSVQRTSMPAMVPPDRRPQGPNSLGMTELCGNHVGVDPYVWQPAERSETGGWSIEGLHHQLVEPETQTPVAVDTTGEIWVRGYSLMQRLYKREREHVFTPDGYYRTGDCGIRSADGWITFTGRLGDLIKTGGGTNVTPSEVELALANCDGVLEAYVVGAKDGDHGTVVAAAVVPRGKAALDGETLRAAVRDRLSAYKVPKHIWVTSKDQLPFTATGKVKKTELADRLTARLSAGQR; this comes from the coding sequence ATGCCCTTCCCGTCCATCAAGCCGACGGTTCCCGCGCTGGTCCGCTCTGCGGCAGCCCGGTTCGGCGACAAGCCCTTCCTCATCGCGGACGGCTGCACGCTGAGTTACCTGGACCTCGACCTGCGCTCGACCCAGTTGGCGTTATCCCTGTTGGCGCACGGTATCGGCAAAGGTGACCATGTCGGCATCCTGATGCCCAACAGCACCGATTGGGCGCTCGCGTGGTTCGCCACCACGCGCATCGGCGCAGTGGCGGTGCCGCTCAACACCTTCTACAAGGCCCAGGAACTCGGCTGGACCACCCGGCACGCGGATCTGAAGGCGATCCTGGCCTGGTCAGCCTTTCGCAATCACGATTTCCTGGACCGGCTGGAGGAAGCCCTGCCTGGACTGGCCGAACAACGCAGACCCGGGCAGCTTCTGCTCCGTTCGGCACCCTTTCTGCGCTCGATCGTGATCTGGGGCCCCAGCGACCGGGATTGGTCGACCAGGCTGTCCGACGAAGACACGGCGCCCGCGCTGGACACCAATTTCCTCACTGCCGTGGAGGCCGGGGTCACCCCGGCCGACGACGTCACCGTCATCTACACCTCGGGGAGCACCGGCGACCCCAAGGCGCCGGTGCACTCGCATGGTGCCCTGGTGCGCCACACCTACAACCTCACCTTCCTCTACAAGGTGACGACCGACGACGTGATGTTCACGGCCATGCCGTTCTTCTGGGTGGGCGGCCTGATCACCGGTCTGCACGCGGTGATCCATCATGGGGCGACGCTGGTGACCCAGCCCGCGTTCGACGCCGCCGAGGCACTCACCCTGATGGAGAAATACCGAGCCACGATCGCGCTGGGCTGGCCGCAACAGGGCAAGACCCTGGCCGAGCACCCCGACTTCGCCACGCGCGACCTGAGTTCGGTGCAACGCACCAGCATGCCCGCGATGGTGCCTCCTGACCGGCGCCCGCAGGGACCCAATTCGCTCGGCATGACCGAATTGTGCGGCAATCACGTCGGTGTCGATCCCTACGTGTGGCAACCAGCCGAGCGGTCCGAGACGGGTGGCTGGTCCATCGAAGGGCTGCACCACCAACTGGTCGAACCGGAGACACAGACGCCGGTCGCGGTGGACACCACCGGTGAGATCTGGGTCCGGGGTTATTCGTTGATGCAACGGCTGTACAAGCGCGAGCGGGAACACGTTTTCACGCCGGACGGGTATTACCGGACCGGTGACTGCGGTATCCGGTCGGCAGACGGCTGGATCACGTTCACCGGGCGCCTGGGTGACCTGATCAAGACCGGCGGCGGAACGAACGTCACTCCGTCCGAAGTCGAACTGGCCCTGGCGAACTGCGACGGCGTGCTGGAGGCTTACGTCGTCGGGGCCAAGGACGGCGACCATGGCACGGTGGTGGCTGCGGCGGTCGTACCGAGGGGCAAGGCGGCACTCGACGGTGAAACGCTCAGGGCCGCGGTCCGCGACCGCCTCTCCGCGTACAAGGTGCCCAAGCACATCTGGGTCACCAGCAAGGACCAGTTGCCCTTCACCGCCACGGGCAAGGTGAAGAAGACCGAACTCGCCGACCGGTTGACGGCACGGCTGAGCGCCGGCCAGCGCTAG